One genomic region from Thalassotalea sp. PS06 encodes:
- the ribF gene encoding bifunctional riboflavin kinase/FAD synthetase codes for MQLVRGIHNIRKRHHGCVLTIGNFDGVHLGHQRVISALVEKAYQLNAIPAVMVFEPQPQELFNPAHAPARLSRLRDKYHLLNQLGVKRLICVNFNKEFASQSAEDFIENLLVSKLGIKHLIIGDDFRFGKNRQGDFAMLKQASERFNFSVTDTASYKLADCRISSTAIRDALYRDDLAEAQRMLGRPYSIMGKVVHGDKRGRNLGFPTANVLLKRCVSPVNGVYAVKILVAGETFYGVANIGSRPTINGERQQLEVHIFEFNRDLYGQQIEVSLLQKLRQEVRFNSVDELSLQIKKDSEQARTVVQAAINAELNG; via the coding sequence ATGCAGTTGGTTCGAGGCATTCATAACATTCGTAAACGTCATCATGGATGCGTGTTGACGATTGGAAACTTTGATGGCGTCCATTTGGGGCATCAAAGGGTCATTTCTGCGCTTGTCGAAAAAGCCTATCAATTAAATGCTATTCCTGCGGTGATGGTATTTGAACCCCAACCCCAGGAGCTGTTTAACCCCGCGCATGCACCAGCAAGACTTTCGCGCCTACGTGATAAATATCACCTGTTAAACCAGCTTGGCGTAAAGCGATTGATTTGTGTAAATTTCAATAAAGAGTTTGCCAGTCAGAGCGCTGAGGATTTTATCGAGAACCTACTGGTTTCCAAGTTAGGCATTAAACACCTGATCATTGGTGATGATTTTCGCTTTGGCAAAAATCGCCAGGGTGATTTTGCCATGTTAAAGCAAGCCAGTGAGCGATTTAATTTTTCGGTCACCGATACCGCCAGTTATAAACTGGCCGATTGTCGCATCTCCAGTACCGCTATTCGCGATGCCTTGTATCGGGATGATTTAGCAGAAGCGCAGCGCATGTTAGGTCGTCCGTATTCAATAATGGGCAAGGTGGTTCATGGCGATAAACGCGGCCGTAATTTGGGTTTTCCTACCGCCAATGTGTTATTAAAGCGTTGTGTATCGCCGGTGAATGGCGTTTATGCCGTGAAAATTCTAGTTGCCGGCGAAACCTTTTATGGAGTTGCCAATATTGGTTCAAGGCCTACCATTAATGGCGAGAGACAGCAGTTGGAAGTCCATATATTTGAATTTAACCGTGACCTCTATGGTCAACAAATTGAAGTATCCCTGTTGCAGAAGCTGCGACAGGAAGTGCGATTTAATTCCGTCGATGAATTAAGTCTGCAAATTAAAAAAGATAGTGAACAGGCTCGCACGGTTGTGCAAGCCGCGATTAATGCCGAACTGAACGGATAA
- the murJ gene encoding murein biosynthesis integral membrane protein MurJ — MSKRLLKSGIIVSAMTLISRVLGLVRDMVVANFMGTNAGADVFFFANKIPNFLRKLFAEGAFAQAFVPVLSEYQAKDDSEAQTRELIARVSGTLGVILTIVTLIGVIASPVLVALFGFGWFLDWLNGDSGGEKFELASVLLKITFPYLWFISLTALSGAILNTLGKFAAAAFTPVLLNVCIILAAMFGADYFAQPAFALAWGVFLGGLVQFLFQIPFLLQANSLVRPRWGWQHPGVQKIRKLIIPALFGVSVTQINLLLDTLIASFLITGSISWLYYADRLLEFPLGLFGIGIATVILPSLSRLHANQNPQEFSQTISWALRVVSLLGWPALAGLMILAQPIIMVLFMRGEFTQFDVQQVSFALWAYLCGLLSFMFIKVLAPGYYARQDTKTPVKIGIIAMVANMGFNLALAPIFGYVGLAMATAMSATLNAFLLYRGLKTLGVFELNKETLMVIAKMIVSTLAMSAVLWYLTPEFEHWLQAQLLTQILWLTGLILLGCLIYVLSLLVCGMRLRHFIVKSA, encoded by the coding sequence TTGAGTAAACGATTACTGAAATCAGGCATTATCGTCAGTGCCATGACATTGATATCGCGTGTACTTGGATTGGTTCGGGACATGGTTGTCGCCAATTTTATGGGAACCAATGCCGGCGCCGACGTTTTTTTCTTCGCCAACAAAATCCCCAACTTTTTACGAAAACTATTTGCTGAAGGTGCTTTTGCGCAGGCATTCGTACCAGTGTTAAGTGAGTATCAGGCCAAAGACGATAGTGAAGCTCAAACCAGAGAACTGATTGCCCGGGTTAGTGGTACGCTTGGCGTTATTTTAACGATTGTCACCCTCATCGGTGTGATCGCATCCCCGGTGTTGGTCGCCTTGTTTGGTTTTGGCTGGTTCTTAGATTGGCTAAATGGTGACAGCGGTGGTGAGAAGTTTGAGCTGGCATCGGTATTGTTAAAGATAACGTTTCCTTATCTTTGGTTCATCAGTCTGACAGCATTGTCCGGAGCAATCTTAAACACGTTAGGGAAGTTTGCAGCTGCCGCATTTACGCCGGTATTGTTAAACGTGTGTATTATCCTGGCGGCGATGTTTGGTGCTGATTATTTTGCACAGCCGGCATTTGCTCTGGCCTGGGGGGTCTTTCTTGGGGGCCTGGTACAATTTTTATTCCAGATACCTTTTCTATTGCAGGCCAACTCTCTGGTAAGGCCTCGATGGGGATGGCAACACCCGGGCGTTCAGAAAATACGCAAACTCATCATTCCCGCGCTGTTCGGGGTTTCCGTAACGCAAATTAACCTGCTGTTAGATACCTTGATAGCCAGTTTCTTAATTACCGGCTCTATTAGTTGGCTGTATTACGCAGACCGGTTACTGGAATTTCCACTCGGTTTGTTTGGCATCGGTATCGCCACCGTTATTCTTCCCAGCTTATCCCGGTTACATGCCAACCAGAATCCGCAGGAATTTTCGCAGACCATTTCCTGGGCATTGCGCGTGGTAAGCTTACTCGGCTGGCCGGCATTAGCCGGTTTAATGATCCTAGCGCAGCCGATCATCATGGTTTTGTTCATGCGTGGTGAATTCACTCAGTTTGACGTGCAACAGGTATCATTTGCGCTTTGGGCGTATTTATGCGGCTTACTGAGTTTTATGTTCATTAAGGTACTTGCGCCAGGGTATTACGCCCGCCAGGATACCAAAACTCCGGTAAAAATAGGCATTATCGCTATGGTTGCCAATATGGGCTTTAATCTGGCTCTGGCGCCGATATTTGGCTACGTCGGCCTGGCAATGGCCACGGCGATGTCAGCCACGCTTAACGCGTTCTTGCTGTATCGTGGCCTAAAAACACTCGGGGTCTTTGAGCTCAATAAAGAAACGCTGATGGTGATAGCTAAAATGATAGTGTCAACATTGGCTATGAGCGCGGTGCTTTGGTATTTGACACCGGAATTTGAACATTGGTTGCAGGCGCAATTACTAACGCAAATTTTATGGCTAACCGGACTAATTCTTCTTGGTTGTCTGATTTACGTGCTGTCACTGTTAGTCTGCGGCATGCGACTTCGTCATTTTATCGTTAAAAGCGCATAA
- the rpsT gene encoding 30S ribosomal protein S20 — protein sequence MANSKSAKKRAIQAEKRRQHNASRRSMMRTYVKKVIAAIEAGDKEVATKEFAAASPILDRLAGKGLIHKNKAARAKSRLNAAIKAL from the coding sequence TTGGCTAACTCTAAGTCTGCTAAGAAGCGCGCTATCCAAGCTGAAAAGCGTCGCCAACACAATGCAAGTCGCCGCTCAATGATGCGCACCTACGTGAAAAAAGTTATCGCTGCAATCGAAGCTGGTGATAAAGAAGTTGCAACCAAAGAGTTCGCTGCTGCTTCTCCTATCCTTGACCGTTTGGCAGGTAAAGGCTTGATTCACAAAAACAAAGCTGCTCGTGCTAAGAGCCGCTTAAATGCTGCTATCAAAGCATTATAA